Below is a window of Micromonospora chersina DNA.
ACCTGGGAGCCGGTCAAGGGGAGCCTATATAACAGGTTATGCATGCGCAAGCACCCTCCGCACATTGCTTGCTATACAAGGTGTGAGCGTGATCGAATGGCGGTGCAGACCTGGGAGACACCAATGCCCGCCAAAGCCAAGTGGGCGCAGATCGCCGACGGCATCCGCGCCCAGATCCGGTCCGGCGACCTCGCGCCGGGTGACAAGTTGCCGTCCACGTCGGAACTCTGCCGCCAGCACGGCGTCTCGGCCATCGTCGTGCGGCAGGCCATCAACGCACTCAAGATCGAGGGTCTGGTGGAGGGTGTGGGCGGCGTGGGCGTGTTCGTGGCGGAGCGGTGATGCCGACCGGTCGGGCCCGGCGACGTGGGGAGGGCGCGTGAGCGCGGCGGACATCATCGCGAGGCTGGCGGCGGCCGCCCAGAAGCTGGACGAGGCGAAGGCCAGGACGGCCGCCGCGGCCCAGGACGCCGCCGAGGCCCGGGCCCTGGTGGCCGGCGCGCTGGAGGGTGTGGCGGCCGGGCCGTTGCTCAACATGATCGACGCCTACCGGCAGGCGCTCAGCCAGGCGGCGCAGGGCGGCGAGCCGGCCCGCCAGCACGTCCAGGAGACCATCGCGAAGGTGCAGGCGCTGGGCAGCTGAGCCCGGCCCGCGGGGACAGCCGTCAGGGGTCGGTGAGGACGAGCCAGTCGTCGTCGCGCCGGCCGACGGTGACGTCCGGCGGCCAGACGTGCGTCACGGACGCCGACGCGCGGGCCTGGTCGACAAGCGGCCGGCGGGCCAGCGTCGCCCCCTCGAAGCTGGCCCGGCCGTGGAACACGGCCCGCCCGAAGTTGGCCGCCCCCTCGAAGCGGGCCCCCTCGAACCAGGCCTCGGCGCCGAACTCGGTCCAGCGGAACAGCGCCATGTCGGCGAACCGGGTCCGGCGGAAGCCCGCGTACCCCTCGAAGGTCGCGTGCTCCATGGACAGCCCACCCAGGAACACCGCCTCGCGGAAGGTGGCGCTGCCGGCGAACCGGGCCCGGTCGAAGCTGCTCGGCTGCCGCAGCGTGGCGCCGCGGAAGGAGACCTCCGCGAAGCTGGCCCCCCGGCAGGACAGCGCGCCGAGGTCGGCGCGGTCGAAGCTCACCCGGCCGGTGCAGCGGGCGTCGTCCAGCACGACCTCCGCGTCGCCGGTGAGGCCGTCGCACACCACGTCGGTGAACTCGGCGGCCAGCCGCAGCCGGCCGTGCGCGACCGCCCCGGCGAAGCTGGTGGTGCCCGTGCACACCGCGCCGCTGAGGTCCAGGTCCACGAGGGTGCAGCCGGCGGCGTCGAAGTCGTCCAGCCGGGCGCCGGTCAGGTCCAGCGCGATGCCGGGCCACCAGCCCTCCCGGTCCGCCTGGAGGTGCCGGGTGAGCATCCGCTGCGCGGTGCGGCGCACCTCGGTCTCGCGCGGGTCGTCGGGCGCGGGCATCCGGAGGTACGCGCAGAGCACCGCCACGATTGTCGGCCGCTGCTCGGGGTTGTCCTGGCCGAGCCGTTCCAGGGCGTGCAGGCCGCCGAGGCGTACCGCCGGGTTGTCGCTGCCGACCAGTTCGATGGCCCGGACGTACAGATCGGTGAGCCGGCGCTCCACGGCGTCGTGTTCGGCCGCCGCGGCCTGCCGCTCCTGGTGCCGCTGGCCGGCGTCGGCGACCGCCTCGGCGTGTCCCTGCACCCGGTCGCGGTGCGCCTGGTCGCGGGCCGCGACCGCCTCCTGGTGCCGCTGCCCCCGCTCGTTGATCCACTGTCGACGGGCGGCGAGGAGCAGCGCCAGGCCGCCGCCGGTGCCGGCGACCACGGTGAGGCCGGTGCGGATGGCGTCGACGCGCAGCGTGGCGCGGGTGTCGGGTTGGGCGGCGCGGTCGGCCTCACCGAGCAGCCAGCCCAGCACCAGCCAGCCGAGCAGGACGGCGACGAGCAGCCCGAGCAGCGCCAGCCACCAGGGCATCACCCGGAGCGGCTTTTCGGGCGGGGGCGGGGCGGACACGGCGCCCAGCATGCCATCCCGCGACCACCTGGACCGCTGTCCGATACGCCGATTTGTGCTCCCAGCGGCACAACCGGTTACCCGCGCGTAACTTTCCATTGACGTGTGTGAAATCGGACACGCATCATCGTTCCCACGATCGATCGGATCCCCCCACCCGTCCTCCCGGTTCGCCGGGGCCTCCCACCGGAGGTGCAGCCCATGCTGCTCCGAACGATCCTGGCCGCCACCGCCGCCGTCACCGCCCTGCTCGTCCCGGCCACCGCCGCCCACGCCGAGCCCACGTCCACCGCAGCCACCACCGTCGCCGCCGACAGCGTCACCACGGCCGAGGCCACCACGGCCGAAGCCGCCGCCGGCGCCAACCCGGTCATCGTGGTCGGCGGCCTGATCGGAATCAGCATCGCCTACGAGCCGATCGCCGCCCGGCTGCGCGCCGACGGCTACCGGGTCTCCATCTACCAGTTGCCGAACCTCGGCTTCGGCGACATCCGCGAGTCCGCCCGCGCCCTGTCGTCCTACGTGGACCAGGTCCGCGCCGCCACCGGGGCGGCCAAGGTGGACCTCGTCACGCACTCCGAGGGCGGCCTGGTCTCCCGCTGGTACGTGAAGTTCCTCGGCGGCGCCGACAAGGTCGACCGCTACGTGAGCCTGGGCAGCCCCCAGCAGGGCACCTACGTCGCCAACATCATCAACTTCCTGGGGCTGGGCAGCTGCGCGGGCATCGTGGCCTGCCAGCAGATGTCCGTCGGCTCTAGCCTCCTCACCGACCTCAACGCCGGCGACGACACCCCGGGCGCGGTCCGCTGGACCACCGTCCGCACCTGGCAGGACGAGCTGGTCCTGCCGGTGGACAACGCCGCCCTCGCCGACGGCGCCACCAACGTCCTGGTGCAGGCGTGGTGCCCGCTGCGGATCGTCGGCCACCTGGGCCTGGTCCTCGACGGGACGACCTACACGATCGTGCGGCAGGTGCTCGCCGGCGCCGCGATCCGGCCCAACTGCTTCGCCCTCTGAACCCGTGTCCGGGCTCGACGGTCGCGCGCGCGGCCGTCGAGCCCTTGCCCGTTACGGCGGCTCAGGCGGCCTTGGCGAGCGCCTCGAACTCGTCGTCGCTGAGCCGCACCTCGGCCGCGGCGACGTTCTCCTCCAGGTGCGCCACGGAGGACGTACCCGGAATGGGGAGCATGACCGGCGACCGGCGCAACAGCCAGGCGAGGGCGAGCTGCGCGGGCGTCGCGCCGTGCTCGGTGGAGATCGCGTCCAGCGGGCCGCCCGGCCGGGCCAGGTTGCCGGTGGCGATCGGGAACCAGGGGATGAACGCCAGGTCGTTGCGCTCGCAGTGGTCCAGCACGTCCTCGGCGCTGCGGTCGGCCAGGTTGTAGAGGTTCTGCACCGAGACGATCGGGGTGATCCGCCGGGCCGCCTCGATCTGCTCGACGGTCACCTCGGAGAGCCCGATGTGCCGCACCTTCCCCTCCTGCTTGAGCAGCGCCAGCTCGCCGAGCTGGTCCTCCAGCGGCACCTTCTCGTCGATGCGGTGCAGCTGGTAGAGCGGGATGCAGTCCAGGCCCAGGTGGCGCAGGCTCAGCTCGCACTGCTGGCGCAGGTACTCGGGGCGGCCCACCGGCCGCCAGTCGCCCGGGCCGGAGCGGGTCAGCCCGGCCTTGGTCGCGATGACCAGGTCGTCGGCGTACGGGTGCAGCGCCTCCTTGATCAGCAGCTCGCTGACGAACGGCCCGTACGAGTCGGCGGTGTCGATGAAGGTCACGCCCAGCTCGTACGCCCGGCGCAGCACCCGCACCGCCTCGGCCGGATCCTTCGGATCGCCCCACACCCCCGGGCCCGTGATCTGCATGGCCCCGTAGCCGAGCCGGTCGACCTGGAGGTCCCCGCCGATCCGGTAGGTGCCCGAGTCCTTCGCGGGCCGGGTGCTCGTCGTCATGGCGGTCCTCCTGTGCGTCGTCGTCGGCGGCGGTCACCGCCCGCGACCGGAACTCTTTCCCGGGAATCGCCGGAGCCAACGTCCCGGGTCGTGTGTTTCCGCCCGCGCCGGTTCCGCGGCGCCGGCCGTCCCACCGCGGGACGAACGGCCCGGCGGGTCGGCAACCCGCCCGGCCGGGCGGGCAGTTGCGGCGAGCGGCCCCGGCGGCCCGGACCGCCGTGCGACGCTGGGCGGGACGGTGGTCTGGAGGTGCGCATGGCCGCGACGCCACGGCTCGACTTCGCGCTCGACACGTACGAGTGCATCGTGCTCTACCCGGGACCGTCGGGCCGGGCGCTGCCGGAGGAGACCGTGCAGCGGCTCCAGGCCGAGCACATCCAGCACATGCAGGCGCTGCAACGGCGGGGCATCGTCCTGGTCGACGGCTCGGTGGACGGCCCGGCCCGCGAACCGGACCCGCCGATCGGGTTCGGGCTGGCCCGCACCGGCTCGGTCGACGACGTACGCAGCGTGATGGAGGCCGACCCGGCCGTGCAGGCCGGGCTCTACCGGGTCGAGGTGCTCACCTTCCTCTGCCCGGCCGGCTCCCTGGAGTTCCCCCTCGCCAAGGCGCAGAGCTGACCGTCGTCCGCGCGACCGCCTAGTCCACCCGCCCGGTACGCCGCGTGGGACGTTCCCCGACGTGCCGGCCACGCCGCCCGCGACCCGGTCCCGGCGCCCGACGCCGGCGCCCGGGTAACGCCGGTCGATCTCCGGGAGCGCTCCGCCGAGGGATGAACGCGAGCGGTACGATTTCCGCCGCGCGGTCGCCGATGCCCGCCACACACGACGTCCCCGGTGCGGTGTCACACCGCCCGCCGGCGCGGGTATCGCGCGTCGTTGGACAACTGTTCCGCAGTCCGAAAGGGGTCGGCCGGCAGGTCGACCCGGAGGAGAGACTAGCCTGATGGGCGTGACACGCCGCGCGAAGATCGTCTGCACTCTCGGCCCCGCCACCTCGTCCCCCGAGCGCATCCGGGGCCTCGTCGAGGCGGGCATGAACGTGGCGAGGCTCAACTTCAGCCACGGCAGTCACGAGGACCACGAAACGGTCTACCGGCTGGTCCGGGAGGCGGCCGACGCGGCCGGGCAGCCGGTCGCCGTGCTCGCCGACCTCCAGGGTCCCAAGATCCGCCTCGGTCGCTTCGCGGACGGCCCGCACGAGTGGCGCACCGGCGACTCGGTGGTCATCACCGGCGACGACATCGTCGGCACCAAGGAGCGGGTCTCCTGCACCTACCGCAAGCTGCCGCAGGAGGTGAAGCCGGGCGACCGGCTGCTGATCGACGACGGCCGGGTCGCGGTCGAGGTCAGCGACGTCACCGGCAACGACATCCGCGTCCTGGTCACCGAGGGCGGCCCGGTCTCCAACAACAAGGGCGTCTCGCTGCCGAACGTGGCGGTCAGCGTCCCGGCACTGTCGGACAAGGACGCCGAGGACCTGCGCTTCGCCCTCGGCCTGGGCGTCGACCTCATCGCGCTCTCGTTCGTCCGCTCGCCCGAGGACATCAAGCTCGTCCACTCGATCATGGCCGAGGAGGGCGTCGTCCGCCCGGTGCTGGCCAAGGTCGAGAAGCCCGAGGCGGTCGACCACCTCGAGGCGATCGTGCTGGCCTTCGACGGCGTCATGGTGGCCCGCGGCGACCTCGGCGTCGAACTGCCGCTGGACCAGGTGCCCCTGGTGCAGAAGCGCGCCGTGCAGCTCTGCCGGGAGAACGCCAAGCCGGTCATCGTGGCCACCCAGATGCTCGACTCCATGATCGAGAACTCGCGCCCCACCCGCGCCGAGGCCTCCGACGTGGCCAACGCGGTGCTCGACGGCGCGGACGCCGTGATGCTCTCCGGCGAGACCAGCGTCGGCAAGTACCCGGTGCTCACCGTCAGCACCATGGCGAAGATCATCACCACCACCGAGGCCGGCTCGATCGGCGTGCCGCGGCTCCAGCACGACCCGCGTACCCACGGTGGCGCGCTCACCGTGGCCGCCTCCTCGATCGCCCGGGCCATCGGCGCCAAGGCCATGGTCGCCTTCTCGCAGACCGGCGACACCGTCAAGCGGCTGGCCCGGCTGCACTGCGACCTGCCGCTGCTGGCCTTCACCCCGGTGCCCGAGGTGCGCAACCAGCTCGCCCTGTCCTGGGGCGTGGAGACCTTCCTCATGCCGTTCGTCGAGCACACCGACGACATGTTCCGCCAGGTCGACCAGGCGCTGCTCGGCCTCAACCGGGCCAACCCCGGCGACTACGTGGTGATCGTGGCGGGCAGCCCGCCCGGCACCCCCGGCTCCACCAACACCCTGCGCGTGCACCAGCTCGGCTCGCTGGTCGACGCCGCGTCCGCGCGGGCCCTGCAGTGACGGAGCGTCCGGCGGCGACCGGGCAGGCCGCGGTCGACCAGCTCCTGGAGGTGCTGGACCTCGACCACACCGGCGAGATGACCTTCCGCGGGATGAGCCCGCCGGTGGGCCCTCAGCGGGTGTACGGCGGCCAGGTCGCCGGCCAGGCCCTGGTCGCCGCCGGGCGCACCGTCGACCCGGAGCGCTTCGTGCACTCCCTGCACGGCTACTTCGTCCGCCCCGGCGACCCCGCCGAGCCCATCGAATACCAGGTGGAGAACGTCCGGGACGGCCGCTCGTTCTCGGTGCGCCGCTCCGTGGCGCTCCAGCACGACAAGCCGATCTTCTTCATGTCGGCCTCGTTCCAGCGGCAGGAGGAGGGGCTGGACCACCACGCCCCGGTCCCGCCCGACGTGCCCGCCCCGGACCAGGTCCCGACCATGACCGACCGGCTCTCCCGCTACCCGGAACGGCTCGGCATCTGGGGCCAGATCCCGCGTCCCATCGACGTCCGCTACGTCGGCGAGCCCGGCTGGGTACGCCCCGGCGACCGTCCCGCCGAACCGCACCAGCGGGTCTGGATGCGCCTCGACGGCAAGCTTCCCGACGATCCGCTGCTGCACGCCTGCGCCCTCACGTACGCCTCCGACCTGACCCTGCTCGACTCGGTGCTGTCGGTGCACGGCGAGGTGTGGGGGCCCGGGGGAGTGGTGGGCGCGAGCCTCGACCACGCGCTGTGGTTCCACAGGTCGTTCCGGGCGGACGAGTGGTTCCTCTACGACTGCTGGAGCCCCTCCGCGTCCGGCGCCCGTGGCCTGGCCACCGGCCGGATGTTCACCACCGACGGCCGGCACATCGCCAGCGCCGTGCAGGAGGGTCTGCTGCGCCGCGTCGGCGCGTGACCGGGCAACCGTGACCGTTCGGCCGAGGGTCGGGAGTCCGGGCGGCTGACCAGGCGACTAACCTTGCCGGCATGCGCCTCTCCGCCCGGGTCGACTACGCCCTCCGCGCGGCCGCCGAACTGGCCTCGGTCGCCGACGGCGCGACAGCCGGGCGGAGCCGGCCGGTGACCGCCGAGCAGATCGCCCGCGCCCAGGACATCCCCCCGAAGTTCCTGGAGAGCATCCTGCTCCAGCTGCGCCGGGGCGGCATCGTGCACGCCCAGCGCGGCCCCGAGGGCGGCTACTGGCTGGCCCGGCCCGCGTCGGAGATCTCCCTGGCCGAGGTGATCCGGGTGATCGACGGCCCCCTCGCCCACGTACGCGGCCAGCGTCCCGAGCAGCTCGGCTACCAGGGCGCCGCCCGCGCCCTCCAGGACGTGTGGATCGCGCTGCGCGCCAGTGAGCGGGAGATCCTCGAACTGGTCACCATCGCCGACGTGGCCGGCGGCAGCCTGCCCGGCCGGGTCAACGAGCTGGCCGCCGACCCCCGGGCCTGGAGCTGACGCTCCCCTCGGTGTCCCGGCGCCGCCGTCCCGCGCTCCCGCCGCGCCGTCCGGCGCGTCCCATCAACCGGATGGAGGACTTGACCTAGGGCGCCTCCGTGCCGCATTGTCGACCAAGTCGATAGGAGATGCCGAAAAGTCAGGGGGCGCTCGTGCGCAAGCTGCTGGTCCTCGCCCTCGTCGGGCTCGCCGCGCAACTGGTCGACGGCGCGCTCGGCATGGCGTACGGGCTTACCTCCTCGACCCTGCTGCTCTTCGCCGGGGTGGCGCCGGCCGCCGCGTCCGCCTCGGTGCACCTGGCCGAGATCGGCACCACCCTCGCCGCCGGCGTCTCGCACTGGCGGTTCGGCAACGTCGACTGGCGGGTGGTCGGCCGGATCGCGCTGCCCGGCGCGGTCGGCTCGTTCGCCGGCGCCACCTTCCTCAGCTCCATCTCCACCGAGTCCGCAGCCCCGTGGATGGCCGCCATCCTGTTCACCCTCGGTGCCTACCTGCTGGTCCGCTTCTCCCGGCCGCTGCGCGCCACCCGGGCCGCCGGCCGGCTGCGCAGCCGCTTCCTGGCCCCGCTCGGCCTGTTCGCCGGCTTCGTCGACGCCACCGGCGGGGGCGGCTGGGGCCCGGTCGCCACCCCGGCGCTGCTGGTCTCCGGCCGGATGGAGCCGCGCAAGGTCATCGGTTCGGTGGACACCTCCGAGTTCCTCGTGGCCGGCGCCGCCAGCATCGGCTTCCTGATCGGCCTCGGCTCCGAGGGCTTCCTGCTGCCCACCGTGGCCGCCCTGCTGATCGGCGGCCTGATCGCCGCGCCGATCGCCGCCTGGCTGGTCCGCATCGTCCCCGCCCAGCTGCTCGGCGCCGTCATCGGCGGCGTGATCGTGCTGACCAACACCCGCACCCTGCTGCGCGCCGGCGAGCTGGGCGGCCCGGTCCCGGCCCTGGTGTACTCGGTGCTCGGCGCCGGCTGGCTGGTCGCCCTGGTGCTGGCGGCGCGGGCGCTGCGCCGCACCCGCCGGGCCCGCGCCGTAGCCGAAGCCGCCCTCGCCACCCAGCCCACCACCCCAACCGCCGCTGGTGCCGCTGCTCCCGACCCGGCCACCGTCGCCGAGGTCGCCCCCACCCCGGAGCAGCCGCGCCGGCTCGCCGCCGCCGTCGAGGGCTGACGCCCCCGCCCGCCCCGCCCTCCACGGCCCGCGATCTTGCACTTCGTGCCCGCCTGTTGAGGCTTTCGCCGTTTTTGCCTGGGCAGCAACTGCAAGATCGCCGGGGGAGGGGTTGAGGTCATCAGGGGCGCCTCGGGTGGGGTGGTTGTGGGGCGGGAAAGCGTTGTCCTACGCTGACGGGGCGCGGAGCTAGTCACCGACGTCGATTTCGATACGTCGGCGCGGCGTACCCCTTTCCGCCGGCCCGGGCAGGCCGGCGCGGCCGTCGCGTGCCTGACCTCCGCGAAAGGCATCCTCGTGCACCCCTTCCTCCCGCGTCGCCGGACCGCGCTGCTCGCCACGGCCTCGGCGGCCACCCTCCTCGCCGGCGCGCTCACCACGGTGACCGCCGCAGCGGCGGCCACCGGCTGCCGCGTCGACTACCGGATCACCAACCAGTGGGGCGGCGGCTTCGGCGCCGACGTCACCGTCACGAACCTCGGCGACCCGGTGAACGGCTGGACGCTCACCTGGAGCTTCGCCGCCGGTCAGCAGGTCACCCAGTTCTGGAACGCCACGGTCAGCCAGTCCGGCGCCCAGGTCACCGCCCGGGACGCCGGTTACAACGCCGCCATCGGCACCGGCGGCACCGCCACCTTCGGCTTCAACGCCTCCTGGAACGACACCAGCAACCCGGCCCCGACCAGCTTCGCGCTCAACGGCGCCACCTGCACCGGCGCGACCACCCCCACCAGCGGGCCACCGCCCACCTCGGCGAGCCCGCGCCCGAGCCCGAGCCCGACGCCGACGACCACCACCCCGCCGGCCGGCGCGAAGCAGATGGAGAAGCTCGACCGGGGCCTCGTCAGCGTCCGCTCGGGCAGCGGGAACCTCGTGTCCTGGCGGCTGCTCGGCACCGAGACCTCCGGCGTGACGTTCAACCTCTACCGCGGCGGCACCCGGGTCAACGGCACCCCGATCACCGGCGCCACCAGTTGGCTCGACAGCGGGGCGGCCGCCGGGGCGGCGTACACGGTGCGGGCCGTGGTGAACGGCGCCGAGCAGGCGGCGTCCGCTCCGGCGCTGCAGTTCCCGAACGGCTACCTGGACGTGCCGATCCAGGCCCCGCCCGGCGGCACCACCCCGACCGGGGAGGCCTACACCTACTCCGCGAACGACGCCAGCGTCGGTGACCTCGACGGCGACGGCCGCTACGAGTTCGTGCTCAAGTGGGACCCGTCCAACAGCAAGGACAACTCCCAGTCCGGCTACACCGGCAACGTCTACCTCGACGCCTACACCCTCACGGGCGCCCGGCTGTGGCGCGTCGACCTGGGCCGCAACATCCGCTCCGGCGCCCACTACACCCAGTTCCAGGTGTACGACTACGACGGCGACGGCGACGCCGAGGTGGCCGCGAAGACCGCCGACGGCACCCGCTCCGGCACCGGCCAGGTGATCGGCTCGTCGTCGGCCGATCACCGCAACTCCAGCGGCTACGTGCTCGCCGGACCCGAGTACCTCACCATGTTCGACGGCCGCACCGGCGCCGCCCTGTCCACCGTCGACTACGACCCGCCGCGCGGCACCGTCTCCTCGTGGGGCGACTCCTACGGCAACCGCGTCGACCGGTTCCTCGCGGCCACCGCCTACCTCGACGGGCAGCGCCCCTCGCTGGTCATGGCCCGGGGCTACTACACCCGCGCGGTCATCGCCGCGTGGGACTTCCGCGACGGCACGCTGCGCAAGCGGTGGACCTTCGACTCGAACGCCAGCGGCAACGGCGCCGCCGCCGGCCAGGGCAACCACAACCTGTCGGTGGCCGACGTGGACGGCGACGGCCGCCAGGAGATCGTGTACGGCGCCGCCACCATCGACGACAACGGCCGGCTGCTCTGGTCCACCGGCACCGGCCACGGCGACGCGATGCACGTCGGCGACCTCGACCCGGGCCGCGCCGGCCTGGAGGTCTTCAAGGTCGACGAGGACGGCAGCAAGCCCAGTTCCTGGATGGCCGACGCGCGCACCGGCCAACTGCTGTGGCAGACCGCCCCGAACGGCGACAACGGCCGCGGCGTCTCCGACGACGTGTGGGCCGGCAGCCCCGGCGCCGAGTCCTGGTCCTCCGCCGTCGACGGCCTGCTCAACACCCGGGGCCAGAACGTCGGCCGCAAGCCCTCCTCGGCGAACTTCCTCGCCTGGTGGGACGGCGACCCGGTGCGCGAACTGCTCGACGGCACCCGGATCGACAAGTACGGCACCGGCGGCGACACCCGGCTGCTCACCGGCAGCGGCGTCGCGTCGAACAACGGCACCAAGTCCACCCCGGCGCTCTCCGGCGACATCCTCGGCGACTGGCGGGAGGAGGTGGTCTGGCGGACCGCCGACAGCACGGCGCTGCGCATCTACAGCACGCCCACCCCGACCGGCCTGCGCCTGCCGACCCTCATGCACGACCCGCAGTACCGGGTCGCCGTGGCCTGGCAGAACACCGCCTACAACCAGCCGCCGCACCCGGGCTTCCACCTGGGCGACGGCATGAGCACCCCGCCCGCGCCGAAGATCTACCTGCGCTGAGCGGTAAGGCACCGGGTCGCCGGCCGCGGAACCCGCTCCGCCGGCGACCCGGTGCACCACACCGCGGCAATCCCGACCCGTCCCGACCGGGAATGCCGTACCACCACCGGAACCAAAGTTAGGCCGTCCGCGCGACGGTGGGGTGACGTGGCTATGAAGAGCGTGTTTCAGCCCTTCCGGCGCAGGCCACCGGCCACCTTCTCGGCGATCAGCTCGAACGAGCGGACCCGGTCGGCCACGTCGTAGACCATCGTGGTCAGCATCAGCTCGTCGGCGCCGGTGCGCTCCAGCAGCGCGCCGAGCTGCCGGGCCACCGTCTCCGGCGAACCGGTCGCCTGGCCCTCCCGGCGCTGCGCCACGAACTCGCGCTCGAACTCCGAGTACGGGTAGGCCGCCGCCTCCTCCGGGCTGACCAGCGGCTCCGGCCGCCCCGACCGCAGCTTCAGCAAGGACAACCCGGCCGGACCGGCCAGCCACTCGGCCCGCTCGTCGGTCTCCGCGCACACCGCGTTGACCGCCACCATCGCGTACGGCTGCTCCAGCCACTGCGACGGCCGGAAGCTCTGCCGGTAGAGCTGGAGCGCCGGGATGGTGTTCTGCGCGCTGAAGTGGTGCGCGAACGAGAACGGCAGCCCGAGCAGCCCGGCCAGCTGGGCGCTGAACCCGCTCGACCCGAGCAGCCACACGGCCGGGGACTGCCCCCGACCCGGCGTGGCGGTGATCGGGCCCGGCTCCGCCCCGCTGAAATAGTTCATGAGGTCGGCCAGCTCGCGCGGGAAGTGCTCCGCCGACAGCCCCTCCATGGTCCGGCGCAGCGCCAGCGCGGTCACCTGGTCGGTGCCCGGCGCACGGCCGATGCCCAGGTCGATCCGGCCCGGGTGCAGCGCCTCCAGCGTGCCGAACTGCTCCGCCACCACCAGCGGGGCGTGGTTGGGCAGCATCACGCCACCGGAACCCAGCCGGATCGTCGAGGTGTGCGCCGCCAGGTGCGCCAGCAGCACCGCCGGCGCGGAACTGGCGATCGCCGGCATGTTGTGATGCTCGGCCACCCAGAACCGGCGGTAGCCCAGCTCCTCGGTGCGGCGGGCCAGCTCGGTCGTGTGCCGCAGCGCCTCGCCGGCGCTGCCGGTGGCGGCCACCGGAGCAAGATCAAGAACAGACAGGGGTACGTCGATCACGACAATGATCAACCCGCCGCGCGCCGGATTTGTTCCCCCGGGTGCGTCAGCCCATACCGCGCGCCTGCTCGAAGATCAGACTCGTCTGGGTGTGCTGCACCGCCGGATCCACCGCCAGATGGTCCAGCACGAAGTCCCGCAACGCGTCGCCCGACGCCGCCCGCACGTGCAGCACGTAGTCCTCCGCGCCCGCCACGTGGAACACCGACACCACCCCCGGCAGCCGCACCGACCGGGCCCGGAACGCGTCCACCGCCGCCCGCTCGTGCGCCGCCAGCCGCACCGACACCAGCGCCTGCAACGGCAGCCCCACGGCCGCCGGGTCCACCTCCGCGTGGAACCCCCGGATCGCCCCGCACTCGCGCAGGGCCCGGGTCCGCGTCAGGCACGTCGACGGCGCCACACCCACCCGCTCGGCGAGGGCGTTGTTCGGC
It encodes the following:
- a CDS encoding lipase family alpha/beta hydrolase codes for the protein MLLRTILAATAAVTALLVPATAAHAEPTSTAATTVAADSVTTAEATTAEAAAGANPVIVVGGLIGISIAYEPIAARLRADGYRVSIYQLPNLGFGDIRESARALSSYVDQVRAATGAAKVDLVTHSEGGLVSRWYVKFLGGADKVDRYVSLGSPQQGTYVANIINFLGLGSCAGIVACQQMSVGSSLLTDLNAGDDTPGAVRWTTVRTWQDELVLPVDNAALADGATNVLVQAWCPLRIVGHLGLVLDGTTYTIVRQVLAGAAIRPNCFAL
- a CDS encoding winged helix-turn-helix domain-containing protein, which gives rise to MAVQTWETPMPAKAKWAQIADGIRAQIRSGDLAPGDKLPSTSELCRQHGVSAIVVRQAINALKIEGLVEGVGGVGVFVAER
- a CDS encoding acyl-CoA thioesterase yields the protein MTERPAATGQAAVDQLLEVLDLDHTGEMTFRGMSPPVGPQRVYGGQVAGQALVAAGRTVDPERFVHSLHGYFVRPGDPAEPIEYQVENVRDGRSFSVRRSVALQHDKPIFFMSASFQRQEEGLDHHAPVPPDVPAPDQVPTMTDRLSRYPERLGIWGQIPRPIDVRYVGEPGWVRPGDRPAEPHQRVWMRLDGKLPDDPLLHACALTYASDLTLLDSVLSVHGEVWGPGGVVGASLDHALWFHRSFRADEWFLYDCWSPSASGARGLATGRMFTTDGRHIASAVQEGLLRRVGA
- a CDS encoding aldo/keto reductase produces the protein MTTSTRPAKDSGTYRIGGDLQVDRLGYGAMQITGPGVWGDPKDPAEAVRVLRRAYELGVTFIDTADSYGPFVSELLIKEALHPYADDLVIATKAGLTRSGPGDWRPVGRPEYLRQQCELSLRHLGLDCIPLYQLHRIDEKVPLEDQLGELALLKQEGKVRHIGLSEVTVEQIEAARRITPIVSVQNLYNLADRSAEDVLDHCERNDLAFIPWFPIATGNLARPGGPLDAISTEHGATPAQLALAWLLRRSPVMLPIPGTSSVAHLEENVAAAEVRLSDDEFEALAKAA
- a CDS encoding DUF6244 family protein, whose translation is MSAADIIARLAAAAQKLDEAKARTAAAAQDAAEARALVAGALEGVAAGPLLNMIDAYRQALSQAAQGGEPARQHVQETIAKVQALGS
- a CDS encoding RrF2 family transcriptional regulator, with protein sequence MRLSARVDYALRAAAELASVADGATAGRSRPVTAEQIARAQDIPPKFLESILLQLRRGGIVHAQRGPEGGYWLARPASEISLAEVIRVIDGPLAHVRGQRPEQLGYQGAARALQDVWIALRASEREILELVTIADVAGGSLPGRVNELAADPRAWS
- a CDS encoding pentapeptide repeat-containing protein, with translation MSAPPPPEKPLRVMPWWLALLGLLVAVLLGWLVLGWLLGEADRAAQPDTRATLRVDAIRTGLTVVAGTGGGLALLLAARRQWINERGQRHQEAVAARDQAHRDRVQGHAEAVADAGQRHQERQAAAAEHDAVERRLTDLYVRAIELVGSDNPAVRLGGLHALERLGQDNPEQRPTIVAVLCAYLRMPAPDDPRETEVRRTAQRMLTRHLQADREGWWPGIALDLTGARLDDFDAAGCTLVDLDLSGAVCTGTTSFAGAVAHGRLRLAAEFTDVVCDGLTGDAEVVLDDARCTGRVSFDRADLGALSCRGASFAEVSFRGATLRQPSSFDRARFAGSATFREAVFLGGLSMEHATFEGYAGFRRTRFADMALFRWTEFGAEAWFEGARFEGAANFGRAVFHGRASFEGATLARRPLVDQARASASVTHVWPPDVTVGRRDDDWLVLTDP
- the pyk gene encoding pyruvate kinase — encoded protein: MGVTRRAKIVCTLGPATSSPERIRGLVEAGMNVARLNFSHGSHEDHETVYRLVREAADAAGQPVAVLADLQGPKIRLGRFADGPHEWRTGDSVVITGDDIVGTKERVSCTYRKLPQEVKPGDRLLIDDGRVAVEVSDVTGNDIRVLVTEGGPVSNNKGVSLPNVAVSVPALSDKDAEDLRFALGLGVDLIALSFVRSPEDIKLVHSIMAEEGVVRPVLAKVEKPEAVDHLEAIVLAFDGVMVARGDLGVELPLDQVPLVQKRAVQLCRENAKPVIVATQMLDSMIENSRPTRAEASDVANAVLDGADAVMLSGETSVGKYPVLTVSTMAKIITTTEAGSIGVPRLQHDPRTHGGALTVAASSIARAIGAKAMVAFSQTGDTVKRLARLHCDLPLLAFTPVPEVRNQLALSWGVETFLMPFVEHTDDMFRQVDQALLGLNRANPGDYVVIVAGSPPGTPGSTNTLRVHQLGSLVDAASARALQ
- a CDS encoding YciI family protein → MAATPRLDFALDTYECIVLYPGPSGRALPEETVQRLQAEHIQHMQALQRRGIVLVDGSVDGPAREPDPPIGFGLARTGSVDDVRSVMEADPAVQAGLYRVEVLTFLCPAGSLEFPLAKAQS